A single region of the Nocardioides sp. W7 genome encodes:
- the fdxA gene encoding ferredoxin — MTYVISQPCVDLKDRACVDECPVDCIYEGKRMLYIHPDECVDCGACEPVCPVEAIFYEDDVPEESKDYYDANVHFFDDLGSPGGAAKMGEIDKDHPMIAALPPQNQNQDH; from the coding sequence GTGACGTACGTCATCTCTCAGCCCTGTGTCGACCTCAAGGACCGTGCCTGCGTCGACGAGTGCCCCGTCGACTGCATCTACGAGGGCAAGCGGATGCTGTACATCCACCCCGACGAGTGCGTCGACTGTGGTGCCTGCGAGCCGGTCTGCCCGGTCGAGGCGATCTTCTACGAGGACGACGTGCCGGAGGAGTCCAAGGACTACTACGACGCCAACGTCCACTTCTTCGACGACCTCGGCTCGCCGGGTGGCGCGGCCAAGATGGGTGAGATCGACAAGGACCACCCGATGATCGCGGCCCTGCCCCCGCAGAACCAGAACCAGGACCACTGA